The nucleotide sequence TCGGCCAAGGGCAAGTTGCGCAATGCCATTCTCTACGCCCAGCAATTCATCGCGATGATGCCGGGAGGCGAGCGTCCCGAATATACGGAAGGCACCGAGGGCTATTATTGGGCGAAGGGCATTCAGGGGTCCGTAGCCGAGACAACCCTTGTCATCGATATCCGCGATTTCACGAAGGACGGATATGAGGCGCGCCGCGTCTTCATTGAAAACCTCGCCGCAAGCTTCAACCAGCTCCATGGCGAGGGTACGGTTCACGTGGACTACAAGGCCGTCTACCGCAACGCAGCCGAGAGCCTGCAAGGCGAAAATCGTTATCCGGTCGCGCTGGCGCTGGACGCCATGAAGGCAATAGGTGTTGAGCCGACGCCGCTGCCGATGCGTGGCGGTTATGACGGCGCGGTGCTTTCGGAAAAAGGATTGCCCTGCCCCAACCTGTTCTGCGGCGCGCACAACTTCCACTCGATCTACGAGTTCCTGCCGGTCGGTTCGCTCAACAAGGCCTCCGAAATGGTCATCGAGATTCTGAAGACTGCGCGGATCAACGGCAAAAACGCCGGTTGATCCGCTATAGTTCAGATGCTGAGGAGACGTGAATTGTCTCGTCTCCTCGTTTCAACGATCAGGCGCCGGAGTGGTCCGGGTTAGAGCATTTCCAGCAAACGGAACCGCTCTAATAGCCGATGGCGGCACCAGCGACGGCACGGCTGTCTATGGCGCCGTAATAACGGTTGTCGCCGCCCTTTTCGATGGCCGCCATGTTCTTGCCGCCGACGAGAATGCCTGCCGCCTCGCCCCAGACCGGCCAGTTATGGTCCTCGCCGACTGTATAGCCCATGCCGGTCAGCAGCCGGATCGTATCGGGCGAAAGCGCGTTCGCTTCCATATAGACCCGATCAGGCAGCCACTGGTGGTGGATGCGCGGGGCGTCAATCGCCTCCTGAATGTCCATCCCATGATCGATGACATTCATGATTGCCTCGAGCGTGATCGTGATGATGCGCGAACCGCCGGGACTACCGATAACCATGAACGGCTTGCCATCCTTCGACACAATGGTCGGGCTCATCGAGGAAAGCGGTGACTTGCGCGGCTCGATGGCATTGGCTTCGCCCTGGATGAGACCATAGAGATTGGCCACGCCCGGCTTGATGGTGAAGTCGTCCATCTCGTTGTTGAGCAGAATGCCGGTGCCTTCGGCCACCTTGGCCGTGCCGAACGAACCGTTCAGCGTGTAGGTCACCGCGACAGCATTGCCGTCCTTGTCCACGATGGAATAATGCGTTGTTTCGTTGGATTCCTTGAATTCGGCTGGTTTCAGTGCTTCGCTGACACCGGCGCGATAAGGGTCGATACGACTGCGGATTTCTGCGGCATAGGCCTTGCTGGTGAGCTTCTCGATTGGATTATCGATGAAATCAGGGTCGCCCAATGCCGTGTTGCGGTCCACATAGGCATGGCGCATCGCTTCCACCATCAAACGCGTGGTTTCCGCCGAGCCATAGCCGAGATAGGAAATCGGATAACCCTCCAGCACGTTGAGGATTTCGCAGATGATCAGTCCGCCGGAGGAAGGCGGCGGCGAGGACACGATATCGTAGCCGCGATAGCTGCACTTGACCGGTTCCAGCTCTCGAACCTTGTATTGCTCGAAATCGGCCTTGGCGAGAATGCCGCCATGTTCCTTGCTCGACTTGACGATCAGATCGGCGATATCGCCCTGATAGAAGGCTGCCGGGCCTTTTTCCGAAATGGCTGAAAGCGACTTTGCCAAATCCGGCTGGACAAGCTTTTCACCCAGGGGAAGCGGCTTGCCGTCTTTCAGGAAGATACTCGCTGCTGCCGGGTCTTTCGCCAGTCTTTCGTTGCCATCGGCAAAGGAGAGAATATCGCCCAGTTCAAGTGTGAAACCATTTTTGGCGAGTTTCAGCGCCGGGTCGATCAACTCCTCGCGCTTGCGGGTGCCATATTTT is from Brucella intermedia LMG 3301 and encodes:
- the ggt gene encoding gamma-glutamyltransferase, encoding MQHYRLKSLSLAAAIAVAGHLPSAYAASPAPAEGQNGMVVTAQHLASQVGIDVLKNGGNAVDAAVAVGYALAVVYPTAGNLGGGGFMTIRFKDGKSTFLDFRERAPLAATKTMYLDKDGKPVDGASTETYLAIGVPGTVAGLEEAREKYGTRKREELIDPALKLAKNGFTLELGDILSFADGNERLAKDPAAASIFLKDGKPLPLGEKLVQPDLAKSLSAISEKGPAAFYQGDIADLIVKSSKEHGGILAKADFEQYKVRELEPVKCSYRGYDIVSSPPPSSGGLIICEILNVLEGYPISYLGYGSAETTRLMVEAMRHAYVDRNTALGDPDFIDNPIEKLTSKAYAAEIRSRIDPYRAGVSEALKPAEFKESNETTHYSIVDKDGNAVAVTYTLNGSFGTAKVAEGTGILLNNEMDDFTIKPGVANLYGLIQGEANAIEPRKSPLSSMSPTIVSKDGKPFMVIGSPGGSRIITITLEAIMNVIDHGMDIQEAIDAPRIHHQWLPDRVYMEANALSPDTIRLLTGMGYTVGEDHNWPVWGEAAGILVGGKNMAAIEKGGDNRYYGAIDSRAVAGAAIGY